From a single bacterium genomic region:
- a CDS encoding O-antigen ligase family protein has product MPDPKKPETSYSVNPPTKALLTPRGIGIALYIIAAIALGLITILVPPLIITGIILVLFAGVLIALYPYFGLILYYLVIVVKPEVLWTQIEALRPPRLILMALIVSLVLHRKLRGEQFVIFRERMTKHMVFFAAALFASVPFAFWQEKSFWFAVDFLWVFVYYVALINVLTSELRFKGFIWLFMLAGGYNAISSALAYFSGTLVVAQGIERAEGLAGTDPNTLAVSIMLALPFMLFAVFWVKNNFLKIVPIVFLVAGIFTIAITGSRAGVIGLVTVAFTVWLISKKKMITAVAAILILIASWFALPPQYQQRYASIFNEERDPSSEGRIDAWKAGWGMFKSNPITGIGVDCFPLAYATGNYSDTRALLRPHNMYIQIISEIGLVGLIAFGALLWYVIASNFRLRRRLKDAGKNDHLFMWISYAITCSIAALFVTSVFGHSLFRAHWYVCAALTAVMMTLTDQMLNPKSTDSPSSLSIPNPLRLIRFRKNAD; this is encoded by the coding sequence ATGCCTGATCCGAAAAAGCCCGAGACATCCTATAGCGTTAATCCGCCAACCAAGGCCCTGTTAACTCCGCGAGGCATCGGCATTGCTCTTTATATAATTGCCGCTATTGCCCTGGGGCTGATAACGATTCTCGTTCCGCCGCTGATTATCACCGGAATAATTCTCGTGCTCTTTGCCGGTGTCCTAATTGCGCTCTATCCCTACTTCGGACTGATTCTCTACTACCTGGTCATTGTCGTCAAACCAGAAGTTCTGTGGACGCAGATCGAAGCGCTCCGTCCTCCCCGTCTCATCTTAATGGCGTTGATCGTGTCTCTGGTACTCCACCGTAAACTGCGTGGTGAGCAATTCGTAATCTTCCGCGAGCGCATGACCAAGCATATGGTCTTCTTCGCTGCGGCTCTTTTTGCGTCAGTCCCATTTGCTTTCTGGCAGGAAAAGTCCTTCTGGTTCGCAGTAGATTTCCTTTGGGTCTTTGTCTACTATGTTGCTTTGATAAACGTCCTCACCAGCGAACTGCGCTTCAAGGGCTTCATTTGGCTGTTCATGCTCGCCGGCGGATACAACGCCATCAGTTCGGCGCTCGCCTACTTCTCCGGCACACTCGTTGTAGCCCAAGGTATCGAACGCGCTGAGGGACTGGCTGGAACTGATCCGAACACCCTCGCGGTATCGATCATGCTCGCGCTCCCCTTTATGCTGTTCGCAGTCTTCTGGGTAAAGAACAACTTCCTCAAAATCGTACCTATCGTGTTCCTCGTCGCCGGCATCTTTACAATCGCTATCACCGGCTCGCGCGCCGGTGTGATTGGCTTGGTCACTGTGGCATTTACTGTTTGGTTAATCTCCAAGAAGAAGATGATCACTGCCGTCGCCGCTATCCTGATACTCATCGCCAGTTGGTTCGCACTACCGCCTCAATATCAGCAGCGCTACGCCTCGATATTCAATGAAGAACGCGATCCCTCCTCCGAAGGACGTATCGATGCATGGAAAGCAGGCTGGGGCATGTTCAAGTCCAACCCGATTACCGGCATCGGCGTTGATTGCTTCCCCCTTGCCTATGCCACCGGCAATTACTCCGACACCCGCGCCCTTCTCAGGCCGCACAATATGTACATCCAGATCATCTCCGAGATTGGTCTCGTCGGGTTAATCGCGTTCGGCGCCTTGCTCTGGTATGTAATTGCTTCGAATTTCCGACTCCGCCGCCGCCTTAAAGACGCAGGCAAGAACGACCATCTCTTCATGTGGATATCCTATGCTATCACCTGTTCTATTGCGGCGCTCTTCGTCACCTCAGTATTCGGGCATTCGCTCTTTCGCGCTCACTGGTATGTCTGCGCCGCGCTGACTGCCGTTATGATGACCTTAACCGATCAGATGCTCAACCCAAAATCTACCGATAGTCCCTCTTCTCTCTCGATTCCAAATCCCCTTCGTTTGATTCGCTTCCGCAAAAACGCCGATTAA
- the rdgB gene encoding RdgB/HAM1 family non-canonical purine NTP pyrophosphatase, which yields MKFDKLILATNNKHKIAEMTAMLKDTGVTILNRDDLEDFPDIEETGTTLEENALLKSRLIFSQYHIPAVGDDTGLEVEFLNGAPGVYSARYAGPHSSFEDNNRRLLKELSGLPFDKRMARFATVIAVSCAEGDFCHRGEVNGVISESMQGVNGFGYDPVFFYPPAQKTYAQMTPDEKNQISHRGRALAKFKEWLLAP from the coding sequence ATGAAGTTTGATAAGTTAATTCTGGCTACCAATAACAAGCACAAGATCGCGGAAATGACCGCCATGCTCAAAGACACCGGCGTCACCATCCTTAACCGCGACGACCTCGAAGATTTCCCTGACATCGAAGAAACCGGCACGACGCTCGAAGAAAACGCTCTGCTCAAATCGCGTCTCATTTTTTCTCAATACCACATCCCCGCTGTCGGCGACGATACCGGACTCGAAGTTGAGTTCCTTAACGGCGCTCCCGGCGTTTACTCCGCACGTTACGCCGGACCCCACAGCAGTTTCGAAGACAACAACCGTCGCTTGCTCAAAGAGCTTTCCGGACTTCCTTTCGATAAACGCATGGCGCGATTTGCTACCGTTATTGCCGTTTCTTGCGCCGAAGGCGACTTCTGCCATCGCGGCGAAGTCAACGGTGTCATCTCCGAGTCAATGCAGGGAGTCAACGGCTTTGGCTATGACCCCGTCTTCTTTTATCCGCCTGCACAAAAAACCTACGCCCAGATGACGCCCGACGAAAAGAACCAGATTTCCCATCGAGGTCGCGCCTTGGCGAAATTCAAGGAATGGCTGCTTGCGCCGTAG
- a CDS encoding glutamate racemase, whose amino-acid sequence MPDRSSPIGIFDSGLGGLTVAREVFQLLPSEDVVYFGDVGRTPYGGRSKEIITQFTRQDINFLIEQGVKLVVAACNTASALALDTLKSEFPIETIGVIDPGAVSAAGATKNGHIGVIGTAGTIHSNAYARALEKIDPKLRVFSMACPLFVPLVEEGYVDKRATYLIAEEYLAPFKNNGIDTLILGCTHYPLLKPIIRQVLGETVQLIDSARETARVVAQRLAAESQLNPKGTDGERKFYVSDVPDQFAQTARHFLGDTVRNAMRIDITKY is encoded by the coding sequence ATGCCGGATCGCAGTAGCCCCATCGGCATTTTCGACTCTGGTCTCGGTGGTCTCACCGTCGCCCGCGAGGTCTTTCAGTTGCTTCCGTCAGAGGATGTCGTTTACTTTGGCGATGTCGGTCGCACACCTTATGGTGGTCGGTCTAAAGAAATCATCACTCAGTTCACCCGACAGGATATCAACTTCCTCATCGAGCAGGGCGTCAAGCTTGTCGTCGCGGCATGCAATACTGCATCGGCTCTCGCCCTCGACACGCTCAAAAGCGAATTTCCGATTGAAACCATCGGTGTAATCGATCCCGGCGCAGTCAGCGCTGCGGGAGCTACTAAGAATGGCCACATCGGTGTCATCGGGACCGCCGGAACAATTCACTCGAATGCCTATGCCCGCGCCCTTGAGAAAATCGACCCGAAACTTCGCGTCTTCAGCATGGCCTGTCCCTTGTTCGTCCCACTTGTTGAAGAAGGTTACGTAGACAAGCGCGCTACATACTTGATCGCCGAAGAGTACCTCGCTCCGTTCAAGAACAACGGCATCGACACGTTGATTCTCGGCTGTACTCACTACCCGTTGCTCAAGCCGATTATCCGTCAGGTGCTCGGCGAAACCGTTCAACTAATAGACTCGGCCCGCGAAACCGCCCGCGTCGTCGCCCAAAGGTTAGCCGCCGAAAGTCAACTCAACCCGAAGGGTACTGATGGCGAACGCAAATTCTATGTCTCGGATGTTCCCGACCAGTTTGCACAAACGGCACGCCACTTCCTCGGCGACACGGTGCGCAATGCGATGAGAATCGATATCACCAAGTATTAG
- a CDS encoding N-acetylmuramoyl-L-alanine amidase, which translates to MKRLLIIFFALTVLASAADNTIYLSGLGKQNPIRKMTREQVDYISAADIFGALQARGRWDEKTSTFTATLSGHAIEFSKGNSFCTVDDHPYNLVHSPIFSVDDLYLPVVPISYLLSDVLERVVTYDKKRGALVASNRGYNIVGASLQEKVNGDLLEIMLTRKLEFEVFISEGNWINITIPGGLVDARDFGMDRKSEKIITTRSFQFDNAAQVSIQMRQNVVRFHTNYASDPHRIQISLENSDFLDAVSDTGEILRHDDFNPIDIIVIDAGHGGEHDGAIGRNGLREKDVTLDIALRLEKLLRDSKKVQPVLTRRDDVTVGLEDRARMANDAQGDLFVSIHANSSEERNASGSETYFLAAAKSDEARITELLENSDFEAATSDAPRKGKEELDFIIMDLLQTEYLSQSQQLAEVVQDEMRKNLNIRSRGINQAGFRVLNHVRMPSVLVEVAFISNKIEERLLGQEDFRQTAAESVFAGLMRFIERYEKEARANAGSQ; encoded by the coding sequence ATGAAACGACTACTAATCATCTTCTTCGCCCTTACAGTGCTTGCATCCGCGGCGGACAACACGATCTACCTGAGCGGGCTCGGTAAGCAGAATCCGATTCGCAAGATGACCCGCGAACAGGTTGACTACATCTCTGCAGCCGATATTTTTGGCGCCTTACAAGCACGCGGTCGCTGGGATGAGAAAACTTCAACCTTTACCGCGACCTTGTCGGGTCACGCAATCGAGTTTAGCAAAGGCAACTCGTTCTGTACGGTGGATGACCACCCATACAACCTTGTCCATTCTCCGATTTTCAGCGTCGATGACCTATACTTGCCCGTAGTCCCGATATCGTACCTGCTCTCTGACGTGTTGGAACGGGTCGTTACTTACGACAAGAAGCGCGGCGCACTGGTCGCGAGCAACCGCGGCTATAACATTGTCGGCGCAAGTCTTCAAGAAAAGGTCAACGGTGATCTGCTTGAAATCATGCTTACCCGCAAACTCGAATTCGAGGTCTTCATCAGCGAAGGCAACTGGATCAACATTACCATTCCCGGTGGCTTGGTTGATGCCCGCGACTTCGGAATGGATCGGAAATCAGAGAAGATAATCACCACTCGCTCATTCCAATTTGACAACGCCGCTCAGGTTTCCATTCAGATGCGCCAGAACGTCGTTCGATTCCACACCAACTACGCTTCCGATCCGCATCGCATTCAAATCTCGCTTGAAAATTCAGATTTTCTCGATGCGGTTTCCGATACCGGCGAAATCCTGCGCCACGACGATTTCAATCCGATAGACATCATTGTCATCGACGCCGGTCACGGCGGCGAGCACGACGGTGCCATTGGTCGTAATGGGTTGCGCGAGAAAGACGTCACCCTCGACATCGCACTTCGGCTCGAAAAGCTGCTGCGTGATTCTAAGAAAGTCCAACCGGTTCTCACCCGCCGCGATGATGTTACCGTCGGCCTTGAAGACCGCGCCCGGATGGCAAATGACGCCCAGGGCGACCTCTTCGTTTCGATCCACGCCAATTCATCAGAAGAACGAAACGCTTCCGGCTCCGAGACCTACTTCCTCGCCGCTGCCAAAAGCGACGAGGCTCGCATCACCGAGCTGCTGGAAAACTCCGACTTCGAAGCGGCAACGTCCGATGCGCCGCGCAAAGGCAAAGAAGAACTCGATTTCATTATCATGGATCTACTCCAGACCGAGTATTTGTCCCAGTCCCAACAATTGGCTGAAGTCGTTCAGGACGAAATGCGTAAGAATCTCAACATCCGCTCTCGAGGAATCAATCAGGCAGGTTTTCGCGTTCTCAATCATGTGAGAATGCCCTCGGTCCTGGTAGAGGTCGCATTTATCTCTAACAAAATCGAAGAGCGCCTCCTCGGTCAAGAGGACTTCCGCCAGACCGCCGCAGAGAGCGTCTTCGCCGGCTTGATGCGCTTCATCGAACGCTATGAGAAAGAGGCTCGTGCCAATGCCGGATCGCAGTAG
- the smpB gene encoding SsrA-binding protein SmpB: protein MDDASIKNIAQNRKARHEYEILDTYEVGIVLAGTEVKSLRANKVQFADSYATIDNGELWIHSMNITPYDHGNVHNHEPVRKRKLLMHKQELKKLYVRAVERGLSLVPLRIYFKNKVAKVELALVRGKKLHDKRSSIADRDARREIDRKMKEHGR, encoded by the coding sequence ATGGATGACGCCAGCATCAAAAATATCGCTCAGAACCGCAAAGCCCGGCACGAGTACGAAATCCTCGACACCTACGAGGTAGGCATCGTCTTGGCAGGTACCGAGGTCAAGTCGCTTCGCGCTAACAAAGTTCAGTTCGCTGACAGTTATGCGACGATTGATAATGGCGAGCTATGGATTCACAGCATGAATATCACTCCCTATGACCACGGCAACGTCCACAACCATGAACCTGTTCGCAAACGCAAGCTCCTCATGCACAAACAGGAACTCAAGAAACTCTATGTCCGTGCCGTCGAACGCGGGCTAAGTCTTGTGCCGCTGCGAATTTACTTCAAGAACAAGGTCGCTAAGGTCGAGCTTGCACTCGTTCGTGGCAAGAAACTTCACGACAAGCGCTCATCAATCGCCGATCGCGATGCCCGTCGCGAAATCGACCGCAAAATGAAGGAACATGGCCGTTAA
- a CDS encoding TonB-dependent receptor has translation MNIRIRILIFCWLTICSASLATGATLSGYVYDRVTDRPLAGAAVVLIELDRKVISDSAGYFQFADLEGGLYDIEVSLTDYHNGYLRRVRLGSRQDVAVEVRMKPITAEERAKNPNPAFRVGRVTGMVTRAGSNEALPGAVVRVLELAQGAQSDVNGKYVIDKIKPGRYTVEAVIIGFKQVRNYAIEVYAGEDSELNFVMEETVLPLGSEVIVYGERPLMDPTVPAAIRTIQPKEIAHGTVRDLGEILKELPGVIEIDRELHIRGGRTYETQYMIDGVSVSDPLIRRGYGLSLNANSIKELNLYSGGANAEFSQATSGIVEVTTKEGSDKLSGTVNYRNDHFMGRSGFNTDLVEGSFSGPEPLSSRLLKSAGLPGQTFFFWSGNFSLSDTYLPYSSNLYSSTLGGTSFAPRADNQYSTLMKLTWKISPLVKLSLSHSAAANINQDRSIIETRIRTIDYSYGYAFEYGENLDNYNTFTQKSNQQVISLDYRLSLAKHLRLIASRFFTTLRSDVRGKNWTGYIQPSDNWPDTIIASPDSSIFTVIKGDGFWDAGDGDTWYDHYIENYGFKTTYETEIESNYKVKVGVESEHQTVQVLDIYKPWLGESGFGLNYDAYQAKPSTYGAFIQNNLNLQGMVFDFGFRYDLWFVGKYAEDALANDSISVLSEVLRQQFNEQTTEVLGRRARGTFSPRFGIANLLSRNLTLFGSYSRFARKPAPQYLYAKLYTPSQAAYQLYGNPALDYEKVTNIEVGLKYLPNDRSAIGISGYIKYIGDYIAATAISPDPRFPDETYFLYFNLDYATSQGVELEYLHEYTDVFSLSANCAFSKARGERSLPADILRGLTARSEGEIYNDVAFDWDKPWQFVLKANFSVGADKKPQFLGMGLPSDWNLNIKAWGQAGKRYTPYRQTTDEFGFVQFVPSGETNSKIGPWWNSLDLSFQKYFRSGKYTITFYLEGTNILDHKNVTLINPLTGEEYRDGDTIPKGGNLFELPPLSYELPLWANPTKYLAPRQIKFGLGVSF, from the coding sequence ATGAACATTCGCATCCGAATTCTGATATTTTGCTGGCTGACAATCTGTTCTGCATCTTTGGCAACAGGGGCAACGCTTTCGGGTTACGTCTACGACCGGGTCACGGATAGACCGTTGGCGGGCGCTGCAGTAGTCTTGATTGAGCTTGACCGGAAAGTCATCTCGGATTCAGCAGGATATTTCCAATTTGCCGACCTTGAAGGCGGGCTCTATGACATCGAAGTCTCACTTACAGATTATCACAACGGATACTTGCGTCGAGTGCGGCTGGGATCGCGACAAGACGTTGCGGTTGAAGTTCGCATGAAGCCGATTACAGCGGAAGAACGGGCAAAGAATCCGAATCCGGCGTTTCGCGTTGGTCGGGTTACCGGCATGGTGACTCGCGCCGGGAGCAATGAAGCATTGCCGGGCGCAGTAGTCAGGGTACTCGAACTGGCGCAAGGGGCTCAGAGCGATGTCAATGGTAAGTATGTCATCGATAAGATCAAGCCCGGAAGATATACCGTAGAAGCGGTGATTATCGGATTCAAGCAGGTGAGAAACTACGCTATCGAAGTCTATGCCGGCGAAGATTCGGAACTCAATTTTGTGATGGAAGAGACTGTCCTGCCGCTCGGCAGCGAAGTGATTGTCTATGGCGAGAGACCATTGATGGATCCAACAGTACCGGCCGCGATAAGGACGATTCAGCCGAAGGAGATCGCTCATGGAACGGTGCGCGATTTGGGCGAGATACTGAAGGAGCTTCCCGGCGTGATTGAAATTGATCGGGAATTGCATATCAGAGGCGGACGCACTTACGAGACGCAGTACATGATCGACGGCGTCTCGGTGAGCGATCCGTTGATCCGGCGCGGGTATGGGCTATCATTGAATGCGAATTCGATCAAAGAACTGAATCTGTATTCCGGCGGGGCAAATGCCGAGTTTTCGCAAGCGACTTCGGGAATCGTTGAAGTTACAACGAAGGAAGGGTCGGACAAGCTTTCCGGAACAGTGAACTATCGCAATGATCATTTCATGGGAAGATCAGGATTCAATACGGACCTTGTGGAAGGCAGTTTCTCAGGACCTGAGCCGTTGAGTTCGAGGTTGTTGAAATCTGCCGGACTGCCGGGGCAGACGTTCTTCTTCTGGTCGGGGAATTTCTCGCTGAGTGATACGTATCTGCCGTACTCGAGCAATTTGTATTCTTCGACATTGGGTGGGACTTCGTTTGCGCCGAGAGCCGACAATCAGTACTCGACGTTGATGAAGTTGACCTGGAAAATTTCGCCATTGGTGAAGTTGTCGCTTTCGCATTCGGCGGCGGCGAATATCAATCAGGATCGAAGTATTATAGAGACGAGAATACGGACGATTGACTATTCGTACGGGTATGCCTTTGAGTATGGCGAGAATCTCGACAACTACAACACGTTCACGCAGAAATCGAATCAACAAGTCATCAGCCTTGACTATCGGTTGTCGTTGGCAAAGCACCTGCGATTGATAGCTTCGCGCTTTTTTACGACACTGAGGTCAGATGTAAGAGGAAAGAACTGGACGGGTTATATCCAGCCGAGCGACAACTGGCCGGACACGATCATAGCCTCGCCGGATAGTTCAATTTTCACGGTGATCAAGGGCGACGGATTTTGGGATGCTGGAGACGGAGACACTTGGTACGACCATTACATCGAGAATTACGGATTCAAGACGACTTACGAGACGGAGATTGAGTCCAACTACAAAGTTAAAGTCGGCGTCGAGAGCGAACATCAAACGGTACAGGTACTGGACATTTACAAGCCGTGGCTGGGCGAGTCGGGATTTGGATTGAATTATGATGCTTACCAAGCCAAGCCGTCAACGTATGGGGCGTTCATCCAGAACAACTTGAATTTGCAGGGGATGGTATTCGATTTCGGGTTCCGATATGATCTTTGGTTTGTCGGCAAGTACGCCGAGGATGCGCTTGCGAATGACAGTATCTCGGTGTTGAGCGAGGTACTTAGGCAGCAATTCAATGAGCAGACTACAGAAGTCTTAGGCAGACGCGCACGCGGAACGTTTTCGCCGCGATTCGGGATTGCGAATTTGCTGAGCCGGAATCTGACATTGTTCGGATCGTATTCGCGATTTGCCCGGAAGCCGGCGCCGCAGTATCTATACGCGAAACTGTATACGCCTTCGCAGGCAGCCTATCAGCTTTACGGGAATCCGGCGTTGGATTATGAGAAGGTGACGAATATCGAGGTTGGATTGAAGTATTTGCCTAATGACAGAAGTGCGATCGGCATTTCGGGGTATATCAAGTACATCGGCGACTACATCGCGGCAACAGCGATATCGCCAGATCCGCGATTCCCGGACGAGACGTATTTCTTGTACTTCAATCTGGATTATGCGACGAGTCAGGGAGTTGAACTGGAGTATTTGCATGAATACACTGATGTGTTTAGCCTCTCTGCAAATTGCGCATTCAGCAAAGCACGCGGCGAGCGTTCGCTGCCGGCGGATATACTGCGAGGACTGACTGCTCGTTCTGAGGGCGAGATTTACAATGATGTTGCATTCGATTGGGATAAACCTTGGCAGTTCGTGTTGAAGGCGAATTTCAGTGTCGGCGCCGACAAGAAGCCGCAGTTTTTGGGGATGGGTTTGCCGAGCGACTGGAACTTGAATATCAAGGCGTGGGGACAGGCAGGTAAGCGTTACACGCCATACCGGCAGACGACGGACGAGTTCGGATTTGTACAGTTCGTTCCAAGCGGCGAAACGAATTCGAAAATCGGACCGTGGTGGAACTCACTTGATTTGTCGTTCCAGAAATACTTCCGCTCGGGTAAGTACACAATCACGTTCTATCTTGAAGGGACAAACATTCTCGACCATAAGAACGTGACGCTGATTAATCCTCTGACAGGCGAAGAGTATCGCGATGGCGACACGATTCCAAAGGGCGGAAATCTTTTCGAACTGCCGCCGTTGTCATACGAACTGCCGTTGTGGGCGAATCCGACAAAGTACCTGGCACCGAGACAAATCAAATTCGGGCTGGGGGTGAGTTTCTAA
- a CDS encoding T9SS type A sorting domain-containing protein codes for MPLKTFLISLLLACPLFAQDSGIKDTLAIGCPIWSNAVLGDTVRVPVFLYTDQNLDEVSFTFNYQCDNLEFAGAELNRSILCNPQLTGDLFVYPLLPLYTYSMYLIGHQEWGHFPPVICRNPTRRLFANLLFIVTDLNCCYPNLDTISVYGRGYTYFSNYRPVFVACSGHDIAINCTLDAEFEESVIVPDFLVAQNYPNPFNSGTTIELEMSSSEHLSIIIYDILGRRVRIIVDEFVSRGPHQFAWDGNNESGRSVSSGVYFARITSRSDSAVRKLVLLR; via the coding sequence ATGCCGCTCAAAACCTTCCTGATATCCTTGCTTCTCGCCTGCCCTTTGTTTGCCCAAGACAGTGGCATCAAGGACACACTCGCAATCGGTTGTCCAATTTGGTCGAATGCGGTTCTCGGCGACACAGTCCGCGTGCCGGTATTTCTCTACACCGACCAGAATCTGGACGAGGTTAGCTTCACTTTCAATTATCAGTGCGATAACCTTGAGTTTGCCGGCGCTGAACTCAACCGGTCCATTCTCTGCAATCCGCAACTGACCGGTGACCTCTTTGTATATCCCTTGCTTCCCTTGTACACTTATTCGATGTATTTGATTGGGCACCAGGAATGGGGACACTTTCCTCCGGTTATCTGCAGAAACCCAACCAGGCGATTGTTTGCGAATCTCTTATTCATCGTTACTGATCTAAACTGCTGCTACCCGAATCTCGATACAATTAGTGTTTACGGTCGCGGCTACACGTACTTCAGCAACTACCGACCGGTATTTGTTGCCTGCTCTGGTCATGATATCGCAATAAACTGTACGTTAGACGCTGAATTCGAAGAATCAGTCATAGTGCCAGATTTTCTTGTCGCTCAAAACTACCCCAACCCCTTCAACTCCGGTACAACCATCGAACTAGAAATGTCATCATCCGAACACCTCTCCATCATCATCTACGACATCCTCGGTCGTCGAGTGCGCATCATTGTCGATGAATTCGTTTCTCGTGGCCCACACCAATTTGCTTGGGACGGCAACAACGAATCAGGCAGGTCAGTCTCGTCGGGCGTCTATTTCGCCCGTATAACAAGTCGAAGCGACAGTGCTGTCAGGAAGTTGGTCTTGCTCCGATGA
- a CDS encoding T9SS type A sorting domain-containing protein, with the protein MFAKGLAAIGFILSTFVATTLAQDIGVPDTVRHGCHEVYFYVHQTLDTFSFPLYIFSDDSLEGVTLSICYTGSGVDFLFAEAGQVFDDVPSSSFIATVKPDQRGFALFWADHQRPPLPPLNRIEVFATLYFTSSLGCPYDLEIDSCWVPLVGSTEFVPHGGDPYSPRCFEGFFGAQCGIIACTAVGDESSSIVTEGRLPVAGTFPNPFNSGTTIELDMPSSEHLSIVIYDILGRRMRTIVDEFVTRGPHQFAWDGNNESGRSVSSGVYFAKIATSSQLSTSKLVLLR; encoded by the coding sequence GTGTTTGCAAAGGGTTTAGCTGCAATTGGTTTCATTCTATCTACATTTGTGGCCACGACACTGGCTCAAGATATTGGTGTGCCTGATACCGTTAGGCACGGCTGTCACGAAGTGTACTTCTATGTTCATCAAACTTTGGACACTTTCTCATTTCCGCTCTATATTTTTAGTGACGATTCCTTGGAAGGAGTCACGCTTTCCATCTGCTACACAGGTAGCGGCGTCGATTTTCTGTTTGCCGAGGCTGGCCAAGTGTTTGACGATGTTCCATCTTCATCGTTCATCGCAACCGTCAAACCCGACCAACGCGGCTTTGCCTTATTTTGGGCGGATCACCAGAGACCCCCCTTGCCGCCGCTGAACCGCATCGAGGTCTTTGCAACGCTATATTTCACTTCGAGCTTAGGTTGCCCTTACGATCTTGAAATTGACTCTTGTTGGGTTCCGTTAGTCGGAAGCACCGAATTTGTGCCACACGGAGGTGATCCATACTCGCCGCGTTGTTTTGAAGGATTTTTTGGCGCACAATGCGGGATTATTGCCTGCACGGCTGTTGGCGACGAGTCCTCTTCGATCGTCACCGAAGGCAGGCTCCCGGTGGCAGGCACCTTCCCCAACCCCTTCAACTCCGGCACAACCATCGAACTCGACATGCCGTCTTCCGAACACCTCTCTATCGTCATCTACGACATCCTCGGTCGTCGTATGCGCACCATTGTCGATGAATTCGTCACTCGCGGTCCACACCAATTTGCTTGGGACGGAAACAACGAATCGGGAAGGTCAGTTTCCTCCGGAGTCTACTTCGCAAAGATTGCGACTTCGAGTCAACTAAGTACAAGCAAGCTGGTTCTCTTACGATGA
- the hypA gene encoding hydrogenase maturation nickel metallochaperone HypA, which yields MHELSIADNIINAVKDASQSRGMLTVSKIGVRIGSLSSVDPDALTFGFDVLKRDQGMGDCDLAIEFVKTSARCKKCSREFEVSDFVFVCPDCGSSQCDLLSGQELEIAYFEGE from the coding sequence ATGCACGAACTGTCAATTGCGGATAATATCATCAATGCGGTCAAGGACGCGTCGCAGTCCCGAGGGATGCTGACGGTTAGCAAGATAGGTGTGCGAATCGGGTCATTGAGCAGTGTCGATCCGGATGCGTTGACTTTCGGGTTTGACGTGCTGAAGCGCGATCAGGGGATGGGGGACTGTGATTTGGCGATTGAATTTGTCAAGACTTCGGCACGTTGTAAAAAGTGCTCGCGCGAGTTTGAGGTATCAGATTTCGTGTTTGTCTGTCCTGACTGTGGCAGTTCGCAATGTGATTTGTTGAGCGGACAGGAGCTTGAGATAGCGTATTTTGAGGGGGAGTGA
- the hypB gene encoding hydrogenase nickel incorporation protein HypB has translation MTERVSIEKKVLSENDQLAAAIRADLEKRKIFAINLVSSPGSGKTSLIEKTIGALGKELNIAVVAGDVQTENDANRIIKAGGKLVRPIVTGGACHLDAKMVGKALEQIDMEKVNLLIIENVGNLVCPASYDLGEAMKVVIMSTTEGDDKPLKYPAMYRRSSVAIINKIDLMGTSDFDLAKARANAEMINGALRFFEMSTRSGVGLEAWFGWLRESVSARLNQR, from the coding sequence GTGACAGAGCGAGTATCGATAGAAAAGAAGGTGCTGTCGGAGAATGATCAGCTTGCGGCGGCGATCAGGGCGGATTTGGAGAAGCGGAAGATATTCGCAATCAATCTTGTCAGCTCGCCGGGATCGGGGAAGACGAGTTTGATCGAGAAGACAATCGGGGCGCTTGGGAAAGAGTTGAATATCGCCGTAGTGGCGGGCGATGTGCAGACCGAAAACGACGCAAACCGGATCATCAAGGCGGGCGGCAAGCTGGTGCGTCCGATTGTGACGGGGGGAGCGTGTCATCTTGACGCGAAAATGGTCGGCAAAGCGCTTGAGCAGATCGATATGGAGAAGGTGAATCTTCTCATAATTGAGAATGTCGGAAATCTTGTGTGTCCGGCGAGCTATGATTTGGGTGAAGCGATGAAGGTCGTAATTATGAGCACCACTGAAGGGGACGACAAACCACTAAAGTATCCGGCGATGTATCGTCGGTCGAGCGTTGCGATTATCAACAAGATCGACTTGATGGGGACCTCGGATTTTGATTTGGCGAAGGCGCGCGCGAATGCGGAGATGATTAATGGCGCATTGAGGTTCTTTGAAATGTCGACGCGTTCGGGAGTCGGTCTTGAAGCCTGGTTTGGCTGGCTTCGCGAGTCGGTCTCGGCGCGGCTAAATCAGCGCTAA